TCGAACTGAAGATCAACTTTCTCAGGCCGGTGTGGACGGCCCGCCTGCGCGCGACCGCGATAGTCGTCCACCGGGGTCGCACCGTCGGGCTCGCCGAGTGCGACGTGACTGACGAGCAGCAGCGGTTGATAGCCAGGGCGACCAGCACGTGCATGACGCTGCGTGGAGAGCAGGCCAAGGAGCGGTAGGACCGCATGGCGACCGGGTCTGGTCAGGAGAGGAACACCCGCGTTTCGAGCATCATCAAGGCGGCGCGTCGCGCCATCTATCAGGCATTCCCTGGACCCTGGCCGATGCCCCGGGAGGCACCGAAGTCACCATCCTTTGCGAGAACGTTCCCGAGGGAATACGCCGAGCGACCACGAGACGGGGCTTATCTCGGTGCGTTCACCGAGTAGCAGGCTGTGCCGGCTCACGCCGGCACGAGGAGCTGGAACATGGGCACCCCAGGTCTTTCGAAGTCGAGGCTCGAGCGAATGCATCACGTGTTGTCGGGATACGTCGACCGGAAAGAGGTGCCCGGGCTCGTTGCGCTCGTCAGTCATCATGCCGACGTGCATGTGGAGACGCTCGGCACAATGGCGGTCGACCATCCGGCGCCGATGACGCGCGACACGATCTTTCGCATCGCGTCGATCACGAAGCCCATTACTGCCGTCGCGGCAATGATACTGGTAGAGGAATGCAAGTTACGGCTCGACGAATCGATCGAACCGTGGCTGCCGGAGCTTGCACATCGTCGTGTGCTGAAATCCATGTCCGCGCAGCCCGACGACGCGGTTCCTGCGCTGCGCGCGATCACCGTTCGCGATTTGCTGACGTTCCGCATGGGTCTCGGCAGTGTGATGGCCATGCCGGGTACGTATCCGATTCAGAAGTTGATGCGTGAATATCGGATTGGCGGCGACGGTCCACCACACCCTTCGCGGGCGCCCGGCACAGAAGAATGGCTGCAGAAGCTCGGTTCGCTGCCGTGGATGGCGCACCCGGGCGAGCGGTGGATGTACCACGTGAGTGCCGATGTCCTGGGGGTCTTGATCGCGCGCGTATCGGGACAACCCCTCGGCACGTTCATGCGCGAGCACATCTTCGACCCGCTCGGAATGAAAGACACGGCATTCCACGTGCCGTCCGGAAAAATCGACCGCTTGCCTGCGTGCTACTTCTTCAACCGTGGGACGAACACGCTGGAGGTGTTTGACGGCGTGGCGTACAGCGCATGGCGGTCTGAGCGGTCGTTCGAATCAGGCGGAGGCGGGCTCGTGTCGACGATCGATGACTATTTTGCCTTCAGCCGCATGATGCTGAACAAAGGCCGGCACGGCCGCGAGCAAGTTCTTTCACGCGCCGCCGTGGAGCTGATGACTGCAGATCAACTCACGCCTGCGCAACGCGCAGGGTCCGAGATCTTTTTCGGTGCGTATCGCAGCTGGGGCTTCGGAATGGGGGTGGACATTCGGCGCAACGAAATCTTCCACACACCGGGCCGATTCGGTTGGGACGGCGGCTTCGGCACATCCGCATATACGGACCCCGTAGAGGGAATGATCGGCATCCTCTTTACGCAGCGCATGATGGATTCACCGGAACCGCCGAAGGTATTCACCGACTTCTGGACACTGGCGTATGGAGCAATGGAATAGGCAACACGCTACGGGCAACGGCCATGACCCCCTCGCTTCGCGCAGCGCATCGATAGATATGCTAGAATCCGAGACGTGGGCCGTTAGCTCAGCGGGTAGAGCGCCGGGCTTTTAACCCGGGCGTCGCGGGTTCGAGTCCTGCACGGCCCACCAATCAAGGGATAGCGAAGAGGTCTTACCGTCTGCTACTCCCCTGCTACTCCCTGCGTATCGCGAGCGACTCAGAGTCCCGCTTGATCAGTCGGAACCCTGTAACTCTCGTGACGGTACCGTGAATACCTCTGGGGGTGCCGTGCGGGTGTGTCCTCGCTGCGGACGGCCGGTGGAGCGCCGGCCCGAAGGCCCGCTGGTGCTCCCCGTCTTGCAAGGCGAGATTCTATCTGGAGCGGCGGCTCACGACATCTACCCATAGGTACGCCCCTGGAACGCCGCAGCGAGTGGGAATTCCCGGTCCTCAAGCGATTCTGTGGGCGATCCTCGGCCAGCTTGTCGAGCTGGAGGCGCGCCTGCCGTCCGGGCCCGATGTGAGCAGTGCCTTCGGTCGTGCGCTGCTCGCTGTGGATGCCTTGAGGGAACTGGCTGAGGCGCGTATGACCCAGCATGCTCACCCGAGCCCATAGGGCGCCAATCGGGAATAGCCAGCATGGAAATTCGGTTCAACTGGAAGTATCGAAGCTAGGGTGGCAAACCCAAGGAGGAGTCACATGAACACCCCTGTTGTCCTGATCACTGGCGCCCTTACTGGTATCGGCCGTGCCACGGCTCTTTCGTTCGCTCACGAAGGCGCACGGATCGTCGTCTCCGGCCGCCACGAGGAAGCTGGCAAGGCGCTCGCCACCGAACTGCGCACGCTCGGTGTAGAAGCCGAGTTTGTTCGTGCCGACGTGCGTCACGAGGACGATGTGCGTAGCCTGGTCGATAAGACCGTCGCGCGCTTCGGTCGCCTGGACGTAGCTGTCAACAACGCCGGTACAGAGGGTGAGCCCGGCCCGGTGATGGAACAGTCCGCCGAGACTTATGCCGCTATCTTCGACACTAACGTGCTCGGCACACTGCTGAGCATGAAGCATGAGTTGCGCGTGATGGTTCCGCAAGGAAGCGGCAGTATCGTCAATGTGTCGTCTGTCTTCGGCCACACCGGCGCTGGTGGCGCGTCGATTTATGTGGCGAGCAAGCACGCGGTTGAAGGTCTTACTAAGTCGGCGGCCCTCGAAGTAGCGGGCACCGGTGTACGCGTCAATGTGATCGCCCCTGGTCCGATCGACACCCCGATGCTGAATCGATTCACCGGAACGGACGAAAGAAAAGCGGACTTGGCATCGACGGTGCCGCTCAAGCGCGTGGGGCGACCCGAGGAGATCGCTCAGACCATCGTCTTTATGTCCTCCGACAATGCATCGTACATCACGGGTGCGTCGTATCTCGTCGATGGTGGAATGCTGGCCGCGTAAGGCAATAGAAGAACAGGCGCGTTGTCCGAGCACAGAAAGATATTGGATAAATCCTGAGATCAGAAACAAGAATGGAGTTTTTATGAAAATTATTTTGATTGGCGCAAACGGAACGATCGGCGAACAGGTTCAAAAGGCATTCGCGGGCGCTGGCCATGAGATAGTCAAGGTCGGACGCAAATCAGGCGATTTCCAAGTCGAGATCGAAAACCGCGAAAGTGTCCGGAAGCTTTATCAGGCCGTCGGCTCGTTTGATGCCGTGGCCATTGCAGCAGGCGAAATCGCATTTGCTCCGCTTTCGGAACTCACCGCTGAAAAGTGGCAGTTGTCGTTGGGAAGCAAGCTCATGGGTCAGATCAATCTGGTTCAGGAGGCGATCCCGTTCATCAAAGAAAAAGGATCCTTCACTTTGATTTCGGGCGCTCTTAACGACGAACCGATCTTCGCCGGCGTCGCGGCTTCAGCCGTCTCGGGCGCGTTGGAAGGTTTTGTTCGGGCTGCCGCAATTGAACTTCCTAAGGGATTGCGTATCAATGTGGTGAGTCCTACGGTCCTAAAAGAATCCGAAGCTCATTTTGGTCCGTTCTTTCCCGGCATGATTCCGGTCGAAGGATGGAAAGTTGGACAAGCCTACAAACGCGCTATCTTGGGGGCGCAAACCGGCCGCGTTTACAAAGTTGATTGAGCTTAACCCAGCTGTCCGCCATTCTTTGTGCTTGAGCCGCCGTGCCGAGGAGGATGTCCACGAACGCTTCGTCGTCCCACTCTAGGCGTGAGGGATTCCAGGGACCCCAATCGGGTAGGCCGCGGACGTGGAGTCGGCCGCCGAGGATGGTGGCGGGGAAGAAGCGGTCGGAATAGGCCACGGTGTCAAAGGCGAACGGCAAGGGATAGCCGCATGCACTCCCGACCCTTCACGGATGTCATATCATAGCCTATTTCTTTCGGACTAACTGGATGGATGTGATATCGCGGACGTCTTTGTATTGCAGATCGGCAACGGTCGGCCGTTGGATTTTGGCCCAGAGCTTTGAGGTGCCAATATCCTTCGCGCCGTCGAAGGTGAAGAAGGCCCATTGGATCGCGCCTCCGCTGGGCAGCTGCGGTCCGCGGTGGTTCTTCATCCTCTCATCCTCCGTCCCAGTGGCCTTGTAGAACTGGTAGACTTTTTCAAACGGATCGGGGGTGACGTACACTTCGCTCTCGACGCCCGGTCCGTTCTGCGGGTTGCT
The bacterium DNA segment above includes these coding regions:
- a CDS encoding serine hydrolase domain-containing protein; the encoded protein is MGTPGLSKSRLERMHHVLSGYVDRKEVPGLVALVSHHADVHVETLGTMAVDHPAPMTRDTIFRIASITKPITAVAAMILVEECKLRLDESIEPWLPELAHRRVLKSMSAQPDDAVPALRAITVRDLLTFRMGLGSVMAMPGTYPIQKLMREYRIGGDGPPHPSRAPGTEEWLQKLGSLPWMAHPGERWMYHVSADVLGVLIARVSGQPLGTFMREHIFDPLGMKDTAFHVPSGKIDRLPACYFFNRGTNTLEVFDGVAYSAWRSERSFESGGGGLVSTIDDYFAFSRMMLNKGRHGREQVLSRAAVELMTADQLTPAQRAGSEIFFGAYRSWGFGMGVDIRRNEIFHTPGRFGWDGGFGTSAYTDPVEGMIGILFTQRMMDSPEPPKVFTDFWTLAYGAME
- a CDS encoding glucose 1-dehydrogenase, with the translated sequence MNTPVVLITGALTGIGRATALSFAHEGARIVVSGRHEEAGKALATELRTLGVEAEFVRADVRHEDDVRSLVDKTVARFGRLDVAVNNAGTEGEPGPVMEQSAETYAAIFDTNVLGTLLSMKHELRVMVPQGSGSIVNVSSVFGHTGAGGASIYVASKHAVEGLTKSAALEVAGTGVRVNVIAPGPIDTPMLNRFTGTDERKADLASTVPLKRVGRPEEIAQTIVFMSSDNASYITGASYLVDGGMLAA
- a CDS encoding short chain dehydrogenase, whose amino-acid sequence is MKIILIGANGTIGEQVQKAFAGAGHEIVKVGRKSGDFQVEIENRESVRKLYQAVGSFDAVAIAAGEIAFAPLSELTAEKWQLSLGSKLMGQINLVQEAIPFIKEKGSFTLISGALNDEPIFAGVAASAVSGALEGFVRAAAIELPKGLRINVVSPTVLKESEAHFGPFFPGMIPVEGWKVGQAYKRAILGAQTGRVYKVD